In Glandiceps talaboti chromosome 14, keGlaTala1.1, whole genome shotgun sequence, a single genomic region encodes these proteins:
- the LOC144445379 gene encoding isatin hydrolase-like, which produces MSQKLVISLTFFLKNSALRTGTAWTAPVAQLVAENGVRVRAVLQVSRAAMKKIVLSLVVLAFACMALADDKSAYLDMTYRYNAETLHHPVHPDFNLTVLIRGSEEFGIYIESNSICLAEHTGTHIDAPSHFAEGKWRIDDVPLESLIGPGVRIDIKSKADANADALMEVSDIEAWEETYGRIPEGSIVMVYTGWGSRWGDRLRYLGTETRNASLLHYPGITGGAAQALLDRKVITVGIDTPSMDNAPSTTFSAHITLLSANIPILENVANVDKLPNIGSTIFALPMKIDEGSGAPVRIIATGWRSDVPNPCSTGAGHQLLPYMGLMVFMLCASLFRT; this is translated from the exons ATGTCTCAAAAACTTGTCATAAGTCTGACATTCTTTTTGAAGAACAGTGCCTTGCGCACAGGTACAG CTTGGACTGCACCTGTAGCGCAACTGGTGGCCGAAAACGGTGTGCGTGTACGTGCTGTACTTCAA GTTTCCAGAGCAGCAATGAAAAAAATCGTACTTTCTCTGGTGGTGTTAGCCTTTGCTTGTATGGCATTGGCTGATGACAAGTCGGCCTATCTTGATATGACCTACCGTTACAACGCGGAAACACTCCATCATCCGGTTCATCCGGATTTTAACCTGACTGTGTTAATACGTGGTAGCGAAGAGTTTGGAATCTATATAGAAAGTAACAGTATATGCTTGGCAGAGCACACCGGTACCCATATTGACGCCCCATCGCATTTTGCTGAG GGGAAATGGCGTATCGATGACGTGCCACTAGAGTCATTGATCGGACCAGGAGTACGAATTGATATCAAATCAAAGGCTGATGCTAATGCAGATGCGCTAATGGAGGTTTCGGACATCGAGGCCTGGGAAGAGACTTATGGTAGAATCCCCGAGGGCTCTATCGTGATGGTGTACACTGGCTGGGGCAGTCGATGGGGCGACAGG CTTCGTTACTTAGGCACAGAGACAAGAAACGCGTCGCTGCTCCATTACCCTGGAATTACTGGAGGTGCAGCCCAGGCTTTGTTAGACAGAAAG GTAATAACAGTAGGAATTGATACTCCTTCAATGGACAATGCGCCATCGACAACATTTTCAGCTCACATAACTTTACTATCAGCTAACATACCAA TACTTGAAAACGTTGCCAACGTCGATAAGTTGCCGAACATAGGATCTACTATTTTTGCACTTCCTATGAAGATCGATGAGGGGAGTGGAGCCCCCGTGCGTATCATTGCCACTGGGTGGCGTTCTGATGTTCCAAATCCGTGCAGTACTGGAGCGGGACACCAGCTCTTACCTTATATGGGTTTGATGGTCTTCATGCTCTGTGCCTCTCTATTTCGTACATAA